Sequence from the Triplophysa rosa linkage group LG22, Trosa_1v2, whole genome shotgun sequence genome:
GAAAAATGCTGGACTAGCCATAAGCCATTCTTACCATTTTGTGTTTACAGTGTAAACTATGCAGCCTGATCTGTGATTCTGTGAATAATTCTGTGAATAACATATACACAtcaatacatatttaggaaatatttaaatatagttatttatatttaccaataattgaaattataaataaatgtttataattttttaatttttcttaaatatatacatgtatgtgtatgtgttaataaatacaaaattattatgcacagtacacagatatatgttatgtaaacacaaacttttattctggatgcgattaatcgcgattaatcttttgacagccctaatatatactgtatatatatatactgtatatatactgtatatatatatatatatatatatataatattgtgaTTGCTTACTGTGTAATTagaataaaaaggaaaaaattctGTTTTGTTGATACAATAAGTGTGTGGTGGGGGTGAGGTCATTTGTACTATGTGTATGGTTGAATTTAAGCATTATTAAAACTTAACAAGTAAAATATAGTCCATGCGAAACACCTTCATTATagagataataaaaacaaaagacatgtccataaaatgcagaaaaatgCTTTATTAGTACATCCATTCAGGTTTAGGTTTCATATTTGCATTACATGTGCTTTTTGATGctggtaaaataaaaatatgtacatataatatatacagcAGATTGACCTGTGACgataacattaacattaaatacagacatttaaacacataacaaaataatacaaaagtttTATGTTGTAAGAAAGAAACAGTATGTTGCTTAAGTATTTCATTAATTAAATtactaaataataaagtattgttACTGGTTGAGCCTGTTACTGGTTGAGCCTGTATGACCAgtgcttaatttgtaaattcCGAGGTGCCAGCACAAGGGGGTGTGGCTGATCCGGCAAATTATGGGTGGAGAAAAGTAACGGAATGTTCAATCTATGGGGTTTTCTATTCAACTATTTACCgtagatgttttgaaaatgcgcaTAAGAAATCCTAAATGGAAACCAACATGCGAAAATAATCTCAGAATTATCACAGAAATTTAACGTGCTAGATTATGTTGAGTGTGCCTTAGTTCAAATGCGTGTTAAGGTGATGGAAACAGTTTATTGTCATAATGATGATGTTGTTGtgaatatttgtgcatgtaaaacACAGCCCTCAACATTTGTAGAATTCAGAAGTTTAACGTTAAACTAAAATTACTTAGTCATTTTGTGCGTGAGCGTGTGAAGGTGGAGGCTGCCCTGTATTAAGCATTTAATCATCTGTTATCCGTATTTCATCAGTTCTTCTGCGtctcttaaaaacatttaataaaactttgtccaacaacacaaatatctctctctgaagtgtccatcGCGACAAGTTCAATATATAATGCGAAGCATGAAACGTGCATCATGTCAGATAACCACTTCTCGCATTTTCGAAATGCATCAATGTTTATAAACTATAAATTCGTTTTCAAACCATGGGTCGCGAGACTTGAAAAATGGGTTGATGGTTTAAGGATTAGGCGTAGGCCTATGTAAATTAGACTAcatgataaataaaatcataGTCTAAAATGAATACATACGCGGAAAATAtgacaattaacagattaacaaaacgaaaggGAAAACTGTGCCAATATGCTGCTGAATTTGGTTTAGTTTGTTCAAGGAAAGGAGATCACAGAGCGCTTGCAAAAGCATCTTACATTAACATTTGGCagacgattttatccaaagcgacttacattgcattgtattatacatttgtttctgactatatgcaatcccctgggatcaaacccatgaccttggcattgctagtgccatgtgTTGTACTGAATTTCGACTCCCtgtgagattacgactcccctacttctgattggttcattcacaggatgctgctttgtgattggtccctatctctaaatccagcccccacacctaatcctaaccctaaccttcgtaggggaaaacaggggagtcgtaatctcacggggagtaggattttgatacaacaccgGCACAAATTAAACTCTGTGTGTGACCAACTTTGGACATTTTAAGAATACTTAAAACATGTCTATATGTCTTTAAGAGGGAAAGATCTTTATGTGTGTCCACAGTTTACTGTATGAACAAATCAATGAAACCTCTTAATGTCCTCTTCTCACAGATGCATCTGAAATGTCTAGTACATGGATAATCATACCACACTGATGTATAAGAAATAACACAGTTCTCTTTTGTTTGGCCGTTGGGCTCTCCAGACCACCATGACCTGAAACAACAGAtcttcagtgttgttttctgtATGATACGATACTGTGATAATCatttattagggatgtaacaatattattgatattGGGTTATCGCAacagcaaaattgtctcaatataaTCATGGTCACATGACCATGGAAttacatagagaatgttagaaaaaataatagatgtttcCTTAGGCAAGGTCCTGGtgccattatttattttataaaactgatttttttaggTCATTTAACCCATCtcataactcatacctctaagcaacagttatgattagatgataaagaaaagaggatgcttatggaacgtttccaagtcatcatttgtcattttaaatattgcaataaatatcaTACGGTGGACTTTATACTGAGGTGTtttcgtacagtgagattttgatattgttacatccctatcgTTTATTGATAATAATCAGTTAAATTGAGTGATTCCTCACCCAGAGATCAGTGTGCTGTTATCAACCCATTTCCATCTGCCCTCCTCATCACTGTCAGACAAACCAATCCAGTGAGATCTTCCATTAGACATTTTCTGAATAAAACCCTGACAAGATGAAACGAttacacatttacagtatatcaaaaAGTGATCATTCCAATTAATGTAATGGTTTAaccccctcacacacacacacatacagtatacatatagGCTACATGTTCTTTACTCACTTGTTCCTCTTTGTTGTTAATGATGATCAGATCTGCTCCTCTCTCTTTACAGTAACTTCTGCTGTCATCCCAGCTCTTCTCTTTAGTGGAAATGTGGTAAAAACTGAATTGATAGTAAATCCATCcaactgtaaacacaaacagcacTTTATCAATACCTAGAATATGGCGGCTTTAAAGTCACagtctctgattggtcagaatgTTCATCTTGAGTAGGCTATTACAGTGttccatgttttatttaatgttactATTATACTCCTTATATATCAAAAGGCTGCAAGATCAAATCTTCAGTCAATGCCGTATCAAGTTATCAAAAACGAAATAAACTCACCCACTTTACCAAGATACATCTGAAGATTCTTCATTTGACCTTTCAGCTTATCTTTATCATAGGACAGATTTTTATTCCCAAATATCAATACCTCCATTTCTTTTGTGAGGTTGGTATCATTGAATAGGAGCTGTTCTGTGAGGTTGGTGTTGTCATCTTTTGTAAGATTGGTATCCTTGGTTAGTAGCTGGTCTCTGTCTTCTGTGGATGTTTCGTTGTGACACTGGTGGCTGTTTGCATTGATCAGGACAAACATCACTATGAATGTAACCAGCAGAATACACAGAAGCCCCATACACACTATTACTGATCTGTAGACTCTGATCCTCATAGACTCACTTCCTGAAGATGACAGAAGTAAGATTATTTTATCCTTCCatcattacttttaaataaaacactataaataaatataacagcACAGATGTACAATTTTCTACAACTATTGCTGTGCTTTTTGTTAGATCACAGAAATGAACATCATTACCTTTCCACTGCACTggatgttgtgtgtttgtctctgtCCTGAAGTCTTGATAGTTCAAATAATCTCCACTGTCATAGATTTCCACCACCCTCTCCACACTTTCTCTGTTCATTATATCATTGTCATATATAACCTCCATCTTTAACACCAATAAACCATGCTGATGCTAAAACACCTCTGTGTGGTTCGTTTTAGTTTTTCTGCTTTTGACTTCTCTGCTTTTTGTCACTTAATGTAACTGGTCACATGGTAGAGTGGCAAGGAGGAAGCATGAGATCAATGTGTGAGGTCCATGATCATGTGACAGTCAACGCTGTCTGCAAGAAAGAGTTTAGGATGCTTTTTTAGAGCATAAAGCATTCAGAAAATGGGTAAATGGGTAACTAATGGGATCGTGTCTTTGGATTGTGATCTCGGatgatactgtatattaactTTTTGCATTGACAGCCACAAACGTACTGACAATGTATAAAGCTAATGATAGGGAGCTATTCATCTTTTATCATCCAGAATACAGTACTCTCATGAGTCTATATGactatttttactttaacttagtcttgctttttatttttatatacttcCTCCTATTGCACCATGTCCCTTTCAATTATAGTATCACCGGTTTGCACAGAGACCCTACACTTTCTGGCAATCTTGGTTAAAGTGCACAGAGAAACCAAAGATCTTGAGCTAACTCAAAGTTACATCAAGTTAACTTTTAGAGTAAAGATTTTACATGAAATAAGTAATAAACACTACCATAAACACACAAGACACCAATGGCGGCTTacatttattactgtaaaattcCATAAACATTGGGTTGTTTATCATTAAAACCAATGGCAGCACATTACAAATGTTAAGCAAACCACATGCACTTTTTTTGCTGGTGAAACTTGAACTCATGAGTCAATCTAACACAGTGGTCATAGCGGCCTATTTTAGACTCTAGACTGTTAGCCAAAAAATCACCAAACCTTGCACTGCACACTATATAATTTAGGTCTTCCTTACTATATGTGTCATGAATAGTATGCACAAAACCTCAGCATGCTATAAACAAAGGTGAGAAATAGCCGGATGGTCTACTCTGATGGTCTACTAGATTTGTCGGTATGCATTGGATGGACACTATTCTATCCCAGCTCTTTTCAAGTGTAAATACCAAGAAATGTATTCCTCAAGGTTAAATTGTGCTTGTTTAACAAAGCCTAAGTACATTATTTTTGCGGCTGAAAACATGGCATATGACCCGCATGTATTTATGCTGCACTCACACATAGGCCTACAACAATATAGAAAATGTactgttttaaaggtccagtgtattagcggcatctagcggtgaggttgcgaaattgcaaccaacggctcactccatccctctctttcaaagcactacagtggctgacacaggactaagatgttgtcacattttcacttctttgccgaagtagATAACATTTAcgagagcagtttgtccgttgagggctactgtagaaacaacatggtgaattccatgcaaggggacccgcggtgtgtgtagatagaaatggctcattctaagataataaaaacataacacttcattatgtaaggtctttaaacagctctgaaaacatagttatggatattatattgcatttctgtcaatagatcctccaaaaaatgacacacagcacctttaacggTAAAAAAGTACACAGGACGTCACCTTAATTAAAAGTTCCATCTGCGTCTGGATACTTTGCATGCAGTAACTCTGTGTGTCTATACAGCGTAATTACCCTTGACTAagatgaaatgttttgttttgaaacgGGAAGGCTTGAGTTGTATTGCCTCTGATAATCggtgtcatttaaaatgcagtcCACACTCCTAACAAGGTCTTGAAAGCATTTTGGAGCCTTATAGAATCCTAATGTTATGAATCTCTTAAGGAGTGACCTATTTACACTGTGTTAGAGAGTTTAATGTCCGCaagatacacacacattttagacTGCCTACTGTGAAACTCTGGTGCCAAGCTGAGCTAAGACATGAATTACTGGCATTAATTACTATAGTGTACTTAAAACAAACAGCATAAATCTGTGTCATCAGAAAAGTACTTCTCTTCCGCCCCGGGCAAGGGAACGTCTGTGGGAGATATAGGCATATCATTGTTATTGATGTGTGTATGGTCGTGGTAAACCCTGACAAATTTCTCCACAAAGATGGTAATACAGTgatatcattttaaattattttacgttttttctCTGAGAGTTGAAGAATAGGGTGTTAGTGAAGTTTAGGGGTAGGGTGGGGGTTAGAGATACAATATATAGTTTGTACAGTATTAAAGTCCCtatataaaacatggaaacccaatatgtacaaaaaagaagatattttgaagaatgttggtaaccaaacaacggccgTACCCTTTAacttgaattggttttgtgtccatagaatagaagtgaatggatgccgccgttgttcggttaccaacattctttaaaatgtattcttatgtgttctggggggggggggagtcatacacgtttgaaaTTACAATGATTGTGAAAGTAAGCTTATGGAGTGTGGTGCAATGCTGTTGGTTTGAGAAGACACCAGATATAAAAATAacctatacagtatgtttaaaagTCAGAAAATAGGTTGATATGTTTTCACATATTTGTCTATGTTATATAATTGATCTTATAAATTGTCTTTGCTTTACATTCTATGTGGAGTAGATTATACATTGCAAACAATTCATTGTTGCTGTCAAATTAAAGTCACAATGCTATTAATTAACCATACTGATTAACTACTGATGAACACTACTGATTTAACACAGACTACAATTAATCTGATTGCAATTTACATTTCACATGAGTTACATTTCACATGAGTTACATGACATTTGAGAGATACCAGACACTGTCAACAGTCTTACTGTATTGTATATATTCTTGAGAAACTAATAAATGCAGACAAATTTCATTTATTAAGGGTACAGTCTCTAAGATCAGGGATGACAATGGATGTAATACTTTTCTACACCATCAGACTAAAGACTGCAATAAGCCCCATTCAGAACATCCCGGCAACCACCAAGAAACACCTTAGTAACCGCcaagaacaccctagcaaccagtAGCAATGTTTTGAAAACACTCAACACACTAGAATAGCCCTTGCAATATTCCACAACACCTTAGCGtcacattttacattacattttgctcTTCTTCAAAAAATCATTGTGAATCAAGACTTTTTGTAATGGGGGATGTAAAACTTCCGGTTATAATGGTTGCTACACAAAGCATACAGAACGTTCACATTTAGAATCGACCTTCTGCAGCTctcacatttctttaaaaagagAGCGAGACAGGCACGTTCTGATCAAGCTTTACTTCAAACCAGCTTGAGAGGGCAGGTAAGGTACAAcgtaagaaaaatataaaggaGTTAAAAGTCTCTGAAACTCTTCAGGGGCCCCGAAGGGAAGAGGTAAATGGGAGAACGACAACAGCTTCTTTGCGTTGTTTAATGGATTTGGGGGAGCGGAATAAAAAGAAATGAGGAAGACGCTGAACTTTTTTAGAGAGAGATAAGAGTGCTTGTGAGAACAGCTGAATATcccttttatttcttttaggACAATCagctgtattatgccgctggtTTCCAAGGACATTTACCCTGAAAAATTCAACAGACGTTCTCGTgtcattaaaatatgaataagacGCACACATCGGCGAAAGGCTTTAAAATGCATAAGTCATGAGAGGAGGTTTTGTTTCACAAGCAGGGGGCAACTAGACGCGCTTAACTGCTGTATTCATCTCGCTGCAGTTGCCTCAACTATATTAGATTCAGGATTTGGTCCTCAGCATTGCTATTGATTTTGTTCGGCTCTTTCTGGGTATTACAAAGCAAGGAACATCACAGCACCATTATGTCGGCCTCATGATTACATCAAGATCTGATTCATGTTCGTTATCTTTTCTTTGGGCTCGTCCAATCCTTTTTTCCAATTTTTGGTTCAGCATGTTTTCTGGCTTTGTACATCCGAGCCGTGATGATCTGGGAGGTAACATGATTTGTTAAAGTAGATTCTCTTTGACTGTTTGAACCTATTATTAACATTTGCTTCACTTGTGTCAACACGGTCCAACATGTTTCAGGATAAAATTACTTAAACCAGATTTGGAGGTCGTGGAAAACAGACTTTATGCAAGGACTGTGAGGAATTGGACATGAAGGCAGCTTTAAAAGTTACAtatattcaaaacctgtatatgacctgtatataaacaaaaaagaagatattttgagaaatgtctcagtgctttagtgtccatacaatggaagtcaatgggggttaaggttgtttggttaccaacattcttcaaaatatcttcttttgtgttctgcagaagaaagaaatgcatacaggtttggCATGAGAGTAAGTaaaatgaaagtatttttatttttggatgaactatccctttaaatagacACGGCAGGCAACAATTTTCAAACAATCCAAGCAGGCAAACAAAGTAGTAATACTAAAGGCGACTTAAATCATCTTGTTATGGTCATAACAAGAATCAAATACAGTTTGCTACATGTACAGAACTTTGGTCGGCCTGGGGccgtttttaaatgtgctgtataaataaatgaacttgaACTTGTTTGCGTCGAAAAATGCTCAGAAAAACTTAGGTATGCGGTTCAGTATGCGCAAATctgcattcgatgcatccttgatatcaagaTCACATCGGGTACTTTCATGCAGTCTCTGtacttgtgttcttgagtattggaaccagACGGTTAATGATGATGTAGTCCGAAAACACGAGGATGCAAGatcgctgaagaacgcataaagggaggctcagagatgacgtaattttgtatgcaaaacccggaagtgagtaagcattttaggacttccagttccatcgctccaaagtctatgggtttttgaatgggtttatggtaaatcgcccgaaacaaggtctgtggtaaacaaaacctccaaatattttcacgttttattctatgacagaATACCCTGTATTTGAAGGCAAGGTCGTCCCTCAAAATGAAGGGTACATACATCAATGAACGTCtgaaacacatttacagttCTGGCTTACGACTCTTAAACagtgaatttattttatgttccaGGGAAGCCAAGTGTTCAATGGTTTCACCTTATGGAACAAATTCTATCTGTGAAGAGTCATTAACATCATTGCTGTGTTCCAACATAGTGAGCTACTTACGCTCTAGGTAACTCAATTTTACTGCCTTGATGCAATTCACCATCAAAAGTCTCTTGTTTTTGTAAAAGGATGTTTTTTGTTAATTCAATACAATCTTGTTTGCTGGTCCAACATATGCAGTGTGGTTTTTCTTCTGCTCCTATACCGAAAATATgccaatttatacattttattgtattaaattgtattattatgCTGTATAATTTATACTGGATATTAAACTCAAATTATTAGTAATAAACTACACATATGTAAAGGGCTCCAGCTCCATCCTCTGTGAATATGTAATTTGCatagttaatttaaaaaatgacaataaataaaaatacatattttgttgttaataaattcattttctCACATGGACATAAATTACTTTGCACAAAAATCTTTTAGTCCACATGAACATTGGGCTTTCTGCAGTAATTAGGGAAAACCTGAAAAAACAGGCATCAATTCCACACTGTTTAGTGCctgcaataaacaaacaaatacacaaataaataaaacatcactGATGCAACAGCTACTAAAGCATATCTACATTTCCTTTTTGTTGCTTGCAGAAAAGCATATTTTCAAGAATACACTGCTATTTTTCATCTGTAGCCAAAATAGAAATATGGTTTTTAACATCCTGCTtcatatttacaaaattcaTACATTCAATTGCACACCCCAAGAAACCAACTGTGGACCAATCatgaaaataaaggtgctttaaagttTGATACATGTACTGATGTTTACACTTGTTATGACTGCATGCTAAACATTTAGCTGTATTAAAGTATCTGTCACTGAGGACCA
This genomic interval carries:
- the LOC130546353 gene encoding CD209 antigen-like protein C isoform X3 yields the protein MRIRVYRSVIVCMGLLCILLVTFIVMFVLINANSHQCHNETSTEDRDQLLTKDTNLTKDDNTNLTEQLLFNDTNLTKEMEVLIFGNKNLSYDKDKLKGQMKNLQMYLGKVVGWIYYQFSFYHISTKEKSWDDSRSYCKERGADLIIINNKEEQGFIQKMSNGRSHWIGLSDSDEEGRWKWVDNSTLISGSWWSGEPNGQTKENCVISYTSVWYDYPCTRHFRCICEKRTLRGFIDLFIQ
- the LOC130546353 gene encoding C-type lectin domain family 4 member K-like isoform X1, translating into MEVIYDNDIMNRESVERVVEIYDSGDYLNYQDFRTETNTQHPVQWKGSESMRIRVYRSVIVCMGLLCILLVTFIVMFVLINANSHQCHNETSTEDRDQLLTKDTNLTKDDNTNLTEQLLFNDTNLTKEMEVLIFGNKNLSYDKDKLKGQMKNLQMYLGKVVGWIYYQFSFYHISTKEKSWDDSRSYCKERGADLIIINNKEEQGFIQKMSNGRSHWIGLSDSDEEGRWKWVDNSTLISGSWWSGEPNGQTKENCVISYTSVWYDYPCTRHFRCICEKRTLRGFIDLFIQ
- the LOC130546353 gene encoding CD209 antigen-like protein C isoform X2, which encodes MEVIYDNDIMNRESVERVVEIYDSGDYLNYQDFRTETNTQHPVQWKVMFVLINANSHQCHNETSTEDRDQLLTKDTNLTKDDNTNLTEQLLFNDTNLTKEMEVLIFGNKNLSYDKDKLKGQMKNLQMYLGKVVGWIYYQFSFYHISTKEKSWDDSRSYCKERGADLIIINNKEEQGFIQKMSNGRSHWIGLSDSDEEGRWKWVDNSTLISGSWWSGEPNGQTKENCVISYTSVWYDYPCTRHFRCICEKRTLRGFIDLFIQ